In the Verrucomicrobiia bacterium genome, one interval contains:
- a CDS encoding MarR family transcriptional regulator, which translates to MEDTSPITMSQACLLHSRADRALRVVVSRQLEQFDVTMMEWLLMSVVCNGPKEGMTMSAVASALDVTLPQVTALTASLTKSKLVKQKVSRQDRRSRRLICAPSGKRLVEETESAINKAMKDWTADIPPEQLKIYLATVELLAMRKVADAAD; encoded by the coding sequence ATGGAAGATACGAGTCCGATCACCATGTCTCAGGCCTGTCTGCTGCATTCCCGCGCTGACCGAGCCCTGAGGGTGGTAGTGTCCCGGCAGCTTGAACAGTTCGATGTAACAATGATGGAATGGCTCCTGATGAGCGTGGTCTGTAACGGGCCAAAAGAGGGTATGACTATGAGTGCCGTTGCCTCGGCACTAGACGTAACGCTGCCCCAGGTTACGGCGCTTACAGCCAGTTTGACCAAGTCAAAACTGGTCAAACAAAAAGTCAGTCGACAGGACCGACGAAGCCGGCGCCTGATATGTGCGCCGTCTGGCAAACGCCTTGTAGAGGAAACAGAAAGTGCCATAAACAAGGCCATGAAAGACTGGACGGCTGATATTCCGCCAGAGCAGCTAAAGATATACCTGGCTACCGTAGAGCTACTTGCTATGCGCAAGGTGGCTGATGCTGCAGACTAG
- a CDS encoding cupredoxin family copper-binding protein: protein MKKSTLAIIVAVIAIVAVAGVVVANNMSNEKNKSSSEASSANTNSSEADEMANMDTSQTPTPNAGSSDTAQASAVTIQEFSFNPAKITVKKGTKVTWTNKDSTKHDVTPDTEGAFTKSELLGQNESYSVTFDTVGSFSYHCSPHPYMKGIVEVTE, encoded by the coding sequence ATGAAAAAATCAACACTCGCCATTATTGTCGCGGTTATTGCCATTGTGGCAGTTGCCGGCGTGGTAGTAGCCAACAACATGTCTAACGAAAAGAACAAATCTAGCTCTGAAGCTTCGAGCGCCAACACCAACTCGTCAGAAGCCGACGAAATGGCCAACATGGATACTAGCCAGACACCAACGCCAAACGCTGGCTCATCGGACACCGCTCAAGCCAGCGCAGTCACCATCCAAGAGTTTTCGTTCAACCCAGCCAAGATCACCGTCAAAAAAGGCACTAAGGTAACCTGGACTAACAAAGATTCCACCAAGCACGACGTAACGCCTGACACCGAAGGGGCCTTTACAAAGAGTGAACTGCTTGGCCAAAACGAAAGCTACAGCGTCACTTTTGACACCGTTGGTAGCTTTAGCTACCACTGCTCACCGCACCCCTACATGAAAGGCATCGTAGAGGTCACGGAATAG
- a CDS encoding FAD-dependent oxidoreductase produces MKTILDHTHDEAKNIKTFWFKPEKPARYTAGQFTEIRLKHDKPDDRGDKRWFTVSSSPTDAMMSITTKWAGDKASSFKKTLFSLPMGTEVQLAEPMGDFVLPKQTDRPLVFVAGGIGVTPMHSMIKWLVDTGEKRDIHLLYAANKLEDVAFRDLFEKAPITFQIILNNPPKDWKGKSGMLTADAVLEVPGVADTAMVYLSGPEPMIEKLFDDLKAKGVDKKRLITDYFPNYDAI; encoded by the coding sequence ATGAAAACTATACTCGACCACACGCATGACGAAGCTAAAAATATTAAAACTTTTTGGTTCAAGCCAGAAAAACCGGCACGCTACACGGCCGGCCAGTTTACAGAGATCAGACTGAAGCATGACAAGCCGGATGACCGTGGCGACAAGCGCTGGTTCACAGTTTCGTCCTCACCTACTGACGCTATGATGAGCATCACCACCAAATGGGCGGGTGATAAAGCCAGTAGTTTCAAGAAGACGTTGTTTTCTCTGCCAATGGGCACCGAGGTACAGCTGGCAGAACCCATGGGTGATTTTGTGCTGCCTAAGCAAACTGACCGACCACTTGTGTTTGTGGCCGGCGGAATTGGCGTGACGCCCATGCACAGCATGATCAAGTGGCTGGTGGACACCGGCGAAAAGCGCGACATACACTTGCTGTACGCCGCAAACAAGCTAGAGGATGTGGCCTTTAGGGACTTGTTCGAGAAAGCTCCTATTACCTTCCAGATTATTCTGAACAACCCACCCAAGGACTGGAAGGGCAAATCTGGCATGTTGACGGCCGATGCCGTGCTAGAGGTTCCAGGTGTAGCAGATACTGCCATGGTCTATCTGTCCGGCCCCGAGCCCATGATAGAAAAATTGTTTGATGACCTAAAAGCCAAAGGTGTCGACAAAAAGCGCCTCATAACCGACTACTTCCCAAATTATGACGCTATTTGA
- a CDS encoding glycerophosphodiester phosphodiesterase gives MKIIGHRGAAGMALENTLESIRSAIKAGVDAVEVDVRLTQDHHLVLSHDKHIGRVSPNSTVVHETLLEELRGLKLHNGKRIATLQEALKAVGTTPLIIDAKDSGWAQPLARILHTHQSRSISVISFNHDELESFSALCPHVDTYALEHTSPLDVVHGAYERRFTGIDINFWTLNPLTYYLARRHNLKVIVYTVNHVWIARFLKFLYPHISITTNNPDRLGFLSDIKKRERAIKRASTNRSQSRRSRTASVPKNRT, from the coding sequence ATGAAGATAATCGGCCATAGGGGCGCCGCAGGTATGGCGCTCGAGAACACTCTGGAGAGCATTCGCTCTGCTATTAAGGCCGGGGTAGACGCAGTCGAGGTAGATGTCCGGCTAACCCAAGACCACCATCTGGTGTTGTCCCATGACAAACATATCGGCCGTGTCAGTCCCAACAGCACCGTTGTGCACGAGACACTCCTGGAGGAACTGCGCGGGCTAAAGCTGCATAACGGCAAACGTATTGCGACATTGCAAGAGGCCCTGAAAGCTGTTGGCACTACTCCACTTATCATAGATGCCAAAGACAGCGGCTGGGCACAGCCATTGGCGCGCATCCTGCATACCCACCAGTCTCGTTCTATTAGCGTTATCTCGTTCAATCACGATGAGCTAGAGAGCTTCAGCGCCTTGTGTCCTCACGTTGACACCTACGCCTTGGAGCACACCAGCCCGCTAGATGTGGTTCATGGGGCGTACGAACGTAGATTTACCGGGATAGATATTAACTTCTGGACCCTGAATCCACTCACCTACTACTTGGCTCGTCGTCATAACCTAAAGGTCATTGTCTATACGGTCAATCATGTATGGATTGCCCGCTTTCTCAAGTTTCTGTATCCACATATCAGCATTACTACCAACAATCCGGACAGGCTGGGATTTCTGTCCGATATCAAGAAGCGCGAAAGAGCCATAAAGAGAGCATCGACCAACCGCTCACAATCGCGGCGATCACGTACTGCATCGGTACCAAAGAATCGAACATAA